One window from the genome of Drosophila albomicans strain 15112-1751.03 chromosome 2L, ASM965048v2, whole genome shotgun sequence encodes:
- the LOC127565337 gene encoding ER degradation-enhancing alpha-mannosidase-like protein 3 isoform X2 produces MSSTLTAIIAQFLLSLLLLVVSVLTDDASTIPTQNMSHKERAELREESRDMFYHAYNAYMANAYPADELMPLSCKGRYRGVTPSRGDMDDILGNFSMTLVDTLDTLVLLGDFAEFEHAVKLVIRDVQFDSDIIVSVFETNIRMVGGLLSAHILAEYLQKQADVMHWYKGEMLEMARELGYRLLPAFNTTTGIPHARVNLRLGMKDPQLKKSRETCTACAGTILLEFAALSRLTGDPIFEVRAHAAMDALWKLRHRGSDLMGTVLNVHSGDWVRRDSGVGAGIDSYYEYLFKSYVLLGDDKYLARFNRHYNAVMKYVSEGPMLLDVLMHRPHAKSRNFMDSLLAFWPGLQVLSGDLKPAVQTHEMLYQVMQMHTLIPEAWTVDFQIHWGQHHLRPEFIESTYFLYRATGDHHYLQVGKRALKTLQQYAKVSCGYAAVNDVRTGKHEDRMDSFVLSETFKYLFLLFSEPQDLIINVDEFVFTTEAHLLPLSIAQLGNSTFSFRQSDEHNVLDFMRTCPSSNKLFPEKVRKPLRNFITGSCPRSTSGKRLSALDFQASNADHLRAVYDMGITMVSVGDRSQGKVRLFHSFYNAKSQEEGEMGLQFMQEMLELTKMQSMNQLAQLQVRNDQDNSADIRLMAVAYALDDQSQDWTALMAGPSHFSPELVGEQFVEGHIVWARPPRACDEKLLNAENVSGKILVAERGDCTFVSKARLAQKAGAAALIVCDNVAGSSGETQPMFAMSGDGTDDVAIPVVFMYSLEFAKLSDAMQRRPQLRVRLMQMVEFKRWQLAKEAHQNETAAAAAAAVASASASASASASEAATMTTMPKKKPDKEL; encoded by the exons ATGAGCTCGACTTTAACGGCTATCATAGCACAGTTTCTTCTCTCGCTGCTTCTTCTGGTCGTGAGCGTGCTGACCGACGATGCGAGCACCATTCCCACACAGAACATGTCCCACAAGGAGCGTGCTGAGCTGCG CGAGGAGTCGCGTGACATGTTTTATCATGCATATAATGCTTATATGGCGAACGCATATCCTGCCGATGAGCTGATGCCGCTGTCCTGCAAAGGTCGCTATCGAGGCGTGACTCCATCGCGTGGCGACATGGACGACATACTAGGCAA CTTTTCCATGACGCTTGTGGACACTTTGGACACATTGGTATTGCTTGGCGACTTTGCTGAATTCGAGCATGCCGTCAAGTTGGTCATACGCGATGTGCAATTCGACAGCGATATTATTGTGTCGGTATTCGAGACCAACATTCGCATGGTTGGTGGTCTGCTCTCAGCCCACATTCTGGCAGAGTACCTGCAGAAACAGGCGGATGTGATGCACTGGTACAAGGGTGAAATGCTTGAGATGGCACGCGAGCTAGGCTACCGATTGTTGCCGGCATTCAATACCACGACGGGCATTCCCCATGCACGTGTCAATCTGCGACTGGGTATGAAGGATCCACAGCTCAAGAAATCGCGGGAAACGTGCACAGCATGCGCGGGCACAATACTGCTGGAATTTGCGGCATTATCGCGACTAACGGGCGATCCCATTTTTGAGGTAAGGGCACATGCCGCAATGGACGCCTTGTGGAAACTGCGGCATCGTGGCTCTGATCTCATGGGCACCGTGCTGAATGTGCACTCAGGAGATTGGGTTCGTCGTGATTCCGGCGTGGGAGCAGGAATTGATAGCTACTACGAGTATTTGTTCAAGTCGTATGTGTTGCTAGGCGATGACAAATATTTGGCGCGCTTCAACCGACATTATAATGCGGTCATGAAGTATGTCAGCGAGGGTCCTATGCTACTGGACGTATTGATGCATAGACCGCACGCCAAGTCACGCAATTTTATGGACTCATTGCTGGCCTTTTGGCCAGGTCTGCAGGTGCTTTCGGGTGATCTAAAGCCGGCTGTGCAGACGCATGAAATGCTTTACCAGGTGATGCAGATGCATACGCTCATACCGGAGGCATGGACCGTTGACTTTCAGATACACTGGGGTCAGCATCATTTGCGACCAGAGTTCATAGAGTCCACATACTTCTTGTATCGAGCTACTGGCGATCATCATTACCTGCAGGTGGGAAAGCGTGCGCTGAAGACGCTTCAACAATATGCCAAAGTCTCATGTGGCTACGCGGCCGTTAATGATGTCCGCACTGGAAAACATGAGGATCGCATGGACTCATTTGTGCTTTCTGAGACATTTAAGTATTTGTTCCTGTTGTTCTCGGAGCCACAGGATTTGATCATCAATGTGGATGAATTCGTCTTCACAACCGAAGCGCATCTTTTGCCATTGTCCATTGCGCAACTCGGGAACTCGACGTTTA GCTTTCGGCAATCGGACGAGCACAATGTACTCGACTTCATGCGCACCTGCCCCAGTTCCAATAAGCTTTTTCCTGAGAAAGTACGCAAACCATTGCGCAACTTCATTACGGGTTCGTGCCCGCGCAGCACCAGCGGAAAGCGTCTCAGTGCTCTGGACTTTCAAGCAAGCAATGCAGATCATTTGCGAGCTGTTTACGACATGGGCATCACAATGGTTTCTGTAGGCGATCGTAGCCAAGGCAAGGTGCGACTGTTTCATAGTTTCTATAAT GCAAAAAGTCAAGAGGAAGGTGAAATGGGCTTGCAGTTCATGCAGGAAATGTTGGAGCTAACCAAAATGCAGAGCATGAATCAGTTGGCGCAGCTGCAGGTGCGTAATGACCAAGACAATTCGGCAGATATTCGATTAATG GCCGTCGCCTATGCGTTGGATGATCAATCACAGGATTGGACAGCTCTGATGGCCGGCCCATCGCACTTTAGTCCGGAGCTGGTTGGTGAACAGTTCGTCGAGGGCCACATTGTGTGGGCTCGTCCCCCACGCGCTTGCGATGAGAAGCTGTTGAATGCCGAAAATGTTAGCGGCAAGATTTTGGTGGCGGAGCGCGGCGACTGCACATTCGTGAGCAAGGCACGACTAGCACAAAAAGCGGGCGCCGCGGCGCTAATCGTCTGTGATAATGTAGCAGGTTCTTCCGGCGAGACGCAACCAATGTTCGCTATGTCTGGCGATGGCACTGATGATGTTGCCATACCCGTTGTCTTTATGTACAGCCTGGAATTCGCTAAGCTATCCGATGCCATGCAGCGACGACCTCAGCTACGGGTTCGGCTAATGCAAATGGTGGAGTTCAAGCGATGGCAGCTCGCCAAGGAGGCGCATCAAAACGAgacggcagcggcagctgcggCGGCGGTTGCGTCTGCATCTGCATCCGCATCTGCGTCCGCATCTGAGGCGGCAACAATGACGACGATGCCAAAGAAAAAGCCAGACAAGGAATTGTAG
- the LOC127565337 gene encoding ER degradation-enhancing alpha-mannosidase-like protein 3 isoform X5: MSSTLTAIIAQFLLSLLLLVVSVLTDDASTIPTQNMSHKERAELREESRDMFYHAYNAYMANAYPADELMPLSCKGRYRGVTPSRGDMDDILGNFSMTLVDTLDTLVLLGDFAEFEHAVKLVIRDVQFDSDIIVSVFETNIRMVGGLLSAHILAEYLQKQADVMHWYKGEMLEMARELGYRLLPAFNTTTGIPHARVNLRLGMKDPQLKKSRETCTACAGTILLEFAALSRLTGDPIFEVRAHAAMDALWKLRHRGSDLMGTVLNVHSGDWVRRDSGVGAGIDSYYEYLFKSYVLLGDDKYLARFNRHYNAVMKYVSEGPMLLDVLMHRPHAKSRNFMDSLLAFWPGLQVLSGDLKPAVQTHEMLYQVMQMHTLIPEAWTVDFQIHWGQHHLRPEFIESTYFLYRATGDHHYLQVGKRALKTLQQYAKVSCGYAAVNDVRTGKHEDRMDSFVLSETFKYLFLLFSEPQDLIINVDEFVFTTEAHLLPLSIAQLGNSTFSFRQSDEHNVLDFMRTCPSSNKLFPEKVRKPLRNFITGSCPRSTSGKRLSALDFQASNADHLRAVYDMGITMVSVGDRSQGKVRLFHSFYNAKSQEEGEMGLQFMQEMLELTKMQSMNQLAQLQAVAYALDDQSQDWTALMAGPSHFSPELVGEQFVEGHIVWARPPRACDEKLLNAENVSGKILVAERGDCTFVSKARLAQKAGAAALIVCDNVAGSSGETQPMFAMSGDGTDDVAIPVVFMYSLEFAKLSDAMQRRPQLRVRLMQMVEFKRWQLAKEAHQNETAAAAAAAVASASASASASASEAATMTTMPKKKPDKEL, translated from the exons ATGAGCTCGACTTTAACGGCTATCATAGCACAGTTTCTTCTCTCGCTGCTTCTTCTGGTCGTGAGCGTGCTGACCGACGATGCGAGCACCATTCCCACACAGAACATGTCCCACAAGGAGCGTGCTGAGCTGCG CGAGGAGTCGCGTGACATGTTTTATCATGCATATAATGCTTATATGGCGAACGCATATCCTGCCGATGAGCTGATGCCGCTGTCCTGCAAAGGTCGCTATCGAGGCGTGACTCCATCGCGTGGCGACATGGACGACATACTAGGCAA CTTTTCCATGACGCTTGTGGACACTTTGGACACATTGGTATTGCTTGGCGACTTTGCTGAATTCGAGCATGCCGTCAAGTTGGTCATACGCGATGTGCAATTCGACAGCGATATTATTGTGTCGGTATTCGAGACCAACATTCGCATGGTTGGTGGTCTGCTCTCAGCCCACATTCTGGCAGAGTACCTGCAGAAACAGGCGGATGTGATGCACTGGTACAAGGGTGAAATGCTTGAGATGGCACGCGAGCTAGGCTACCGATTGTTGCCGGCATTCAATACCACGACGGGCATTCCCCATGCACGTGTCAATCTGCGACTGGGTATGAAGGATCCACAGCTCAAGAAATCGCGGGAAACGTGCACAGCATGCGCGGGCACAATACTGCTGGAATTTGCGGCATTATCGCGACTAACGGGCGATCCCATTTTTGAGGTAAGGGCACATGCCGCAATGGACGCCTTGTGGAAACTGCGGCATCGTGGCTCTGATCTCATGGGCACCGTGCTGAATGTGCACTCAGGAGATTGGGTTCGTCGTGATTCCGGCGTGGGAGCAGGAATTGATAGCTACTACGAGTATTTGTTCAAGTCGTATGTGTTGCTAGGCGATGACAAATATTTGGCGCGCTTCAACCGACATTATAATGCGGTCATGAAGTATGTCAGCGAGGGTCCTATGCTACTGGACGTATTGATGCATAGACCGCACGCCAAGTCACGCAATTTTATGGACTCATTGCTGGCCTTTTGGCCAGGTCTGCAGGTGCTTTCGGGTGATCTAAAGCCGGCTGTGCAGACGCATGAAATGCTTTACCAGGTGATGCAGATGCATACGCTCATACCGGAGGCATGGACCGTTGACTTTCAGATACACTGGGGTCAGCATCATTTGCGACCAGAGTTCATAGAGTCCACATACTTCTTGTATCGAGCTACTGGCGATCATCATTACCTGCAGGTGGGAAAGCGTGCGCTGAAGACGCTTCAACAATATGCCAAAGTCTCATGTGGCTACGCGGCCGTTAATGATGTCCGCACTGGAAAACATGAGGATCGCATGGACTCATTTGTGCTTTCTGAGACATTTAAGTATTTGTTCCTGTTGTTCTCGGAGCCACAGGATTTGATCATCAATGTGGATGAATTCGTCTTCACAACCGAAGCGCATCTTTTGCCATTGTCCATTGCGCAACTCGGGAACTCGACGTTTA GCTTTCGGCAATCGGACGAGCACAATGTACTCGACTTCATGCGCACCTGCCCCAGTTCCAATAAGCTTTTTCCTGAGAAAGTACGCAAACCATTGCGCAACTTCATTACGGGTTCGTGCCCGCGCAGCACCAGCGGAAAGCGTCTCAGTGCTCTGGACTTTCAAGCAAGCAATGCAGATCATTTGCGAGCTGTTTACGACATGGGCATCACAATGGTTTCTGTAGGCGATCGTAGCCAAGGCAAGGTGCGACTGTTTCATAGTTTCTATAAT GCAAAAAGTCAAGAGGAAGGTGAAATGGGCTTGCAGTTCATGCAGGAAATGTTGGAGCTAACCAAAATGCAGAGCATGAATCAGTTGGCGCAGCTGCAG GCCGTCGCCTATGCGTTGGATGATCAATCACAGGATTGGACAGCTCTGATGGCCGGCCCATCGCACTTTAGTCCGGAGCTGGTTGGTGAACAGTTCGTCGAGGGCCACATTGTGTGGGCTCGTCCCCCACGCGCTTGCGATGAGAAGCTGTTGAATGCCGAAAATGTTAGCGGCAAGATTTTGGTGGCGGAGCGCGGCGACTGCACATTCGTGAGCAAGGCACGACTAGCACAAAAAGCGGGCGCCGCGGCGCTAATCGTCTGTGATAATGTAGCAGGTTCTTCCGGCGAGACGCAACCAATGTTCGCTATGTCTGGCGATGGCACTGATGATGTTGCCATACCCGTTGTCTTTATGTACAGCCTGGAATTCGCTAAGCTATCCGATGCCATGCAGCGACGACCTCAGCTACGGGTTCGGCTAATGCAAATGGTGGAGTTCAAGCGATGGCAGCTCGCCAAGGAGGCGCATCAAAACGAgacggcagcggcagctgcggCGGCGGTTGCGTCTGCATCTGCATCCGCATCTGCGTCCGCATCTGAGGCGGCAACAATGACGACGATGCCAAAGAAAAAGCCAGACAAGGAATTGTAG
- the LOC127565337 gene encoding ER degradation-enhancing alpha-mannosidase-like protein 3 isoform X6 gives MSSTLTAIIAQFLLSLLLLVVSVLTDDASTIPTQNMSHKERAELREESRDMFYHAYNAYMANAYPADELMPLSCKGRYRGVTPSRGDMDDILGNFSMTLVDTLDTLVLLGDFAEFEHAVKLVIRDVQFDSDIIVSVFETNIRMVGGLLSAHILAEYLQKQADVMHWYKGEMLEMARELGYRLLPAFNTTTGIPHARVNLRLGMKDPQLKKSRETCTACAGTILLEFAALSRLTGDPIFEVRAHAAMDALWKLRHRGSDLMGTVLNVHSGDWVRRDSGVGAGIDSYYEYLFKSYVLLGDDKYLARFNRHYNAVMKYVSEGPMLLDVLMHRPHAKSRNFMDSLLAFWPGLQVLSGDLKPAVQTHEMLYQVMQMHTLIPEAWTVDFQIHWGQHHLRPEFIESTYFLYRATGDHHYLQVGKRALKTLQQYAKVSCGYAAVNDVRTGKHEDRMDSFVLSETFKYLFLLFSEPQDLIINVDEFVFTTEAHLLPLSIAQLGNSTFSFRQSDEHNVLDFMRTCPSSNKLFPEKVRKPLRNFITGSCPRSTSGKRLSALDFQASNADHLRAVYDMGITMVSVGDRSQGKAKSQEEGEMGLQFMQEMLELTKMQSMNQLAQLQAVAYALDDQSQDWTALMAGPSHFSPELVGEQFVEGHIVWARPPRACDEKLLNAENVSGKILVAERGDCTFVSKARLAQKAGAAALIVCDNVAGSSGETQPMFAMSGDGTDDVAIPVVFMYSLEFAKLSDAMQRRPQLRVRLMQMVEFKRWQLAKEAHQNETAAAAAAAVASASASASASASEAATMTTMPKKKPDKEL, from the exons ATGAGCTCGACTTTAACGGCTATCATAGCACAGTTTCTTCTCTCGCTGCTTCTTCTGGTCGTGAGCGTGCTGACCGACGATGCGAGCACCATTCCCACACAGAACATGTCCCACAAGGAGCGTGCTGAGCTGCG CGAGGAGTCGCGTGACATGTTTTATCATGCATATAATGCTTATATGGCGAACGCATATCCTGCCGATGAGCTGATGCCGCTGTCCTGCAAAGGTCGCTATCGAGGCGTGACTCCATCGCGTGGCGACATGGACGACATACTAGGCAA CTTTTCCATGACGCTTGTGGACACTTTGGACACATTGGTATTGCTTGGCGACTTTGCTGAATTCGAGCATGCCGTCAAGTTGGTCATACGCGATGTGCAATTCGACAGCGATATTATTGTGTCGGTATTCGAGACCAACATTCGCATGGTTGGTGGTCTGCTCTCAGCCCACATTCTGGCAGAGTACCTGCAGAAACAGGCGGATGTGATGCACTGGTACAAGGGTGAAATGCTTGAGATGGCACGCGAGCTAGGCTACCGATTGTTGCCGGCATTCAATACCACGACGGGCATTCCCCATGCACGTGTCAATCTGCGACTGGGTATGAAGGATCCACAGCTCAAGAAATCGCGGGAAACGTGCACAGCATGCGCGGGCACAATACTGCTGGAATTTGCGGCATTATCGCGACTAACGGGCGATCCCATTTTTGAGGTAAGGGCACATGCCGCAATGGACGCCTTGTGGAAACTGCGGCATCGTGGCTCTGATCTCATGGGCACCGTGCTGAATGTGCACTCAGGAGATTGGGTTCGTCGTGATTCCGGCGTGGGAGCAGGAATTGATAGCTACTACGAGTATTTGTTCAAGTCGTATGTGTTGCTAGGCGATGACAAATATTTGGCGCGCTTCAACCGACATTATAATGCGGTCATGAAGTATGTCAGCGAGGGTCCTATGCTACTGGACGTATTGATGCATAGACCGCACGCCAAGTCACGCAATTTTATGGACTCATTGCTGGCCTTTTGGCCAGGTCTGCAGGTGCTTTCGGGTGATCTAAAGCCGGCTGTGCAGACGCATGAAATGCTTTACCAGGTGATGCAGATGCATACGCTCATACCGGAGGCATGGACCGTTGACTTTCAGATACACTGGGGTCAGCATCATTTGCGACCAGAGTTCATAGAGTCCACATACTTCTTGTATCGAGCTACTGGCGATCATCATTACCTGCAGGTGGGAAAGCGTGCGCTGAAGACGCTTCAACAATATGCCAAAGTCTCATGTGGCTACGCGGCCGTTAATGATGTCCGCACTGGAAAACATGAGGATCGCATGGACTCATTTGTGCTTTCTGAGACATTTAAGTATTTGTTCCTGTTGTTCTCGGAGCCACAGGATTTGATCATCAATGTGGATGAATTCGTCTTCACAACCGAAGCGCATCTTTTGCCATTGTCCATTGCGCAACTCGGGAACTCGACGTTTA GCTTTCGGCAATCGGACGAGCACAATGTACTCGACTTCATGCGCACCTGCCCCAGTTCCAATAAGCTTTTTCCTGAGAAAGTACGCAAACCATTGCGCAACTTCATTACGGGTTCGTGCCCGCGCAGCACCAGCGGAAAGCGTCTCAGTGCTCTGGACTTTCAAGCAAGCAATGCAGATCATTTGCGAGCTGTTTACGACATGGGCATCACAATGGTTTCTGTAGGCGATCGTAGCCAAGGCAAG GCAAAAAGTCAAGAGGAAGGTGAAATGGGCTTGCAGTTCATGCAGGAAATGTTGGAGCTAACCAAAATGCAGAGCATGAATCAGTTGGCGCAGCTGCAG GCCGTCGCCTATGCGTTGGATGATCAATCACAGGATTGGACAGCTCTGATGGCCGGCCCATCGCACTTTAGTCCGGAGCTGGTTGGTGAACAGTTCGTCGAGGGCCACATTGTGTGGGCTCGTCCCCCACGCGCTTGCGATGAGAAGCTGTTGAATGCCGAAAATGTTAGCGGCAAGATTTTGGTGGCGGAGCGCGGCGACTGCACATTCGTGAGCAAGGCACGACTAGCACAAAAAGCGGGCGCCGCGGCGCTAATCGTCTGTGATAATGTAGCAGGTTCTTCCGGCGAGACGCAACCAATGTTCGCTATGTCTGGCGATGGCACTGATGATGTTGCCATACCCGTTGTCTTTATGTACAGCCTGGAATTCGCTAAGCTATCCGATGCCATGCAGCGACGACCTCAGCTACGGGTTCGGCTAATGCAAATGGTGGAGTTCAAGCGATGGCAGCTCGCCAAGGAGGCGCATCAAAACGAgacggcagcggcagctgcggCGGCGGTTGCGTCTGCATCTGCATCCGCATCTGCGTCCGCATCTGAGGCGGCAACAATGACGACGATGCCAAAGAAAAAGCCAGACAAGGAATTGTAG
- the LOC127565337 gene encoding ER degradation-enhancing alpha-mannosidase-like protein 3 isoform X3: protein MSSTLTAIIAQFLLSLLLLVVSVLTDDASTIPTQNMSHKERAELREESRDMFYHAYNAYMANAYPADELMPLSCKGRYRGVTPSRGDMDDILGNFSMTLVDTLDTLVLLGDFAEFEHAVKLVIRDVQFDSDIIVSVFETNIRMVGGLLSAHILAEYLQKQADVMHWYKGEMLEMARELGYRLLPAFNTTTGIPHARVNLRLGMKDPQLKKSRETCTACAGTILLEFAALSRLTGDPIFEVRAHAAMDALWKLRHRGSDLMGTVLNVHSGDWVRRDSGVGAGIDSYYEYLFKSYVLLGDDKYLARFNRHYNAVMKYVSEGPMLLDVLMHRPHAKSRNFMDSLLAFWPGLQVLSGDLKPAVQTHEMLYQVMQMHTLIPEAWTVDFQIHWGQHHLRPEFIESTYFLYRATGDHHYLQVGKRALKTLQQYAKVSCGYAAVNDVRTGKHEDRMDSFVLSETFKYLFLLFSEPQDLIINVDEFVFTTEAHLLPLSIAQLGNSTFSFRQSDEHNVLDFMRTCPSSNKLFPEKVRKPLRNFITGSCPRSTSGKRLSALDFQASNADHLRAVYDMGITMVSVGDRSQGKVRLFHSFYNSLTLHLQQAKSQEEGEMGLQFMQEMLELTKMQSMNQLAQLQAVAYALDDQSQDWTALMAGPSHFSPELVGEQFVEGHIVWARPPRACDEKLLNAENVSGKILVAERGDCTFVSKARLAQKAGAAALIVCDNVAGSSGETQPMFAMSGDGTDDVAIPVVFMYSLEFAKLSDAMQRRPQLRVRLMQMVEFKRWQLAKEAHQNETAAAAAAAVASASASASASASEAATMTTMPKKKPDKEL from the exons ATGAGCTCGACTTTAACGGCTATCATAGCACAGTTTCTTCTCTCGCTGCTTCTTCTGGTCGTGAGCGTGCTGACCGACGATGCGAGCACCATTCCCACACAGAACATGTCCCACAAGGAGCGTGCTGAGCTGCG CGAGGAGTCGCGTGACATGTTTTATCATGCATATAATGCTTATATGGCGAACGCATATCCTGCCGATGAGCTGATGCCGCTGTCCTGCAAAGGTCGCTATCGAGGCGTGACTCCATCGCGTGGCGACATGGACGACATACTAGGCAA CTTTTCCATGACGCTTGTGGACACTTTGGACACATTGGTATTGCTTGGCGACTTTGCTGAATTCGAGCATGCCGTCAAGTTGGTCATACGCGATGTGCAATTCGACAGCGATATTATTGTGTCGGTATTCGAGACCAACATTCGCATGGTTGGTGGTCTGCTCTCAGCCCACATTCTGGCAGAGTACCTGCAGAAACAGGCGGATGTGATGCACTGGTACAAGGGTGAAATGCTTGAGATGGCACGCGAGCTAGGCTACCGATTGTTGCCGGCATTCAATACCACGACGGGCATTCCCCATGCACGTGTCAATCTGCGACTGGGTATGAAGGATCCACAGCTCAAGAAATCGCGGGAAACGTGCACAGCATGCGCGGGCACAATACTGCTGGAATTTGCGGCATTATCGCGACTAACGGGCGATCCCATTTTTGAGGTAAGGGCACATGCCGCAATGGACGCCTTGTGGAAACTGCGGCATCGTGGCTCTGATCTCATGGGCACCGTGCTGAATGTGCACTCAGGAGATTGGGTTCGTCGTGATTCCGGCGTGGGAGCAGGAATTGATAGCTACTACGAGTATTTGTTCAAGTCGTATGTGTTGCTAGGCGATGACAAATATTTGGCGCGCTTCAACCGACATTATAATGCGGTCATGAAGTATGTCAGCGAGGGTCCTATGCTACTGGACGTATTGATGCATAGACCGCACGCCAAGTCACGCAATTTTATGGACTCATTGCTGGCCTTTTGGCCAGGTCTGCAGGTGCTTTCGGGTGATCTAAAGCCGGCTGTGCAGACGCATGAAATGCTTTACCAGGTGATGCAGATGCATACGCTCATACCGGAGGCATGGACCGTTGACTTTCAGATACACTGGGGTCAGCATCATTTGCGACCAGAGTTCATAGAGTCCACATACTTCTTGTATCGAGCTACTGGCGATCATCATTACCTGCAGGTGGGAAAGCGTGCGCTGAAGACGCTTCAACAATATGCCAAAGTCTCATGTGGCTACGCGGCCGTTAATGATGTCCGCACTGGAAAACATGAGGATCGCATGGACTCATTTGTGCTTTCTGAGACATTTAAGTATTTGTTCCTGTTGTTCTCGGAGCCACAGGATTTGATCATCAATGTGGATGAATTCGTCTTCACAACCGAAGCGCATCTTTTGCCATTGTCCATTGCGCAACTCGGGAACTCGACGTTTA GCTTTCGGCAATCGGACGAGCACAATGTACTCGACTTCATGCGCACCTGCCCCAGTTCCAATAAGCTTTTTCCTGAGAAAGTACGCAAACCATTGCGCAACTTCATTACGGGTTCGTGCCCGCGCAGCACCAGCGGAAAGCGTCTCAGTGCTCTGGACTTTCAAGCAAGCAATGCAGATCATTTGCGAGCTGTTTACGACATGGGCATCACAATGGTTTCTGTAGGCGATCGTAGCCAAGGCAAGGTGCGACTGTTTCATAGTTTCTATAAT TCCTTAACGTTACATCTTCAACAGGCAAAAAGTCAAGAGGAAGGTGAAATGGGCTTGCAGTTCATGCAGGAAATGTTGGAGCTAACCAAAATGCAGAGCATGAATCAGTTGGCGCAGCTGCAG GCCGTCGCCTATGCGTTGGATGATCAATCACAGGATTGGACAGCTCTGATGGCCGGCCCATCGCACTTTAGTCCGGAGCTGGTTGGTGAACAGTTCGTCGAGGGCCACATTGTGTGGGCTCGTCCCCCACGCGCTTGCGATGAGAAGCTGTTGAATGCCGAAAATGTTAGCGGCAAGATTTTGGTGGCGGAGCGCGGCGACTGCACATTCGTGAGCAAGGCACGACTAGCACAAAAAGCGGGCGCCGCGGCGCTAATCGTCTGTGATAATGTAGCAGGTTCTTCCGGCGAGACGCAACCAATGTTCGCTATGTCTGGCGATGGCACTGATGATGTTGCCATACCCGTTGTCTTTATGTACAGCCTGGAATTCGCTAAGCTATCCGATGCCATGCAGCGACGACCTCAGCTACGGGTTCGGCTAATGCAAATGGTGGAGTTCAAGCGATGGCAGCTCGCCAAGGAGGCGCATCAAAACGAgacggcagcggcagctgcggCGGCGGTTGCGTCTGCATCTGCATCCGCATCTGCGTCCGCATCTGAGGCGGCAACAATGACGACGATGCCAAAGAAAAAGCCAGACAAGGAATTGTAG